A genomic stretch from Pelodiscus sinensis isolate JC-2024 chromosome 23, ASM4963464v1, whole genome shotgun sequence includes:
- the C23H1orf167 gene encoding uncharacterized protein C1orf167 homolog isoform X3: MSCGGYRKHRNIQKNVNVNLYLGTGSQAEATHQWPSAGAFTVTPGWEVETGRTAPAVKGKGDKKRDPSLIQTNLSCPSQPLRAAAIPLSNFCSQQQNNLYCRLQRHSSGKVGCGNPPLPSSAPPHVDLQRRRSCLDTTGGAGSGENVSVHLAEKSLQDRRKPKEGVSPWDQSSVQCSCYHLPEGRNQSNEQAVKKQQRGPHVTYGADDGDPLRASTEFLSPTVVPVITSAGLLPPHSPMVCPSPGSSKRSVNSFCPGPALTLDELGPPSLAEPLPSSAALQSLLKSSKTSASLHCSIQRLQQEAAFMGIWSSLPLDPRSSPRACRMCFAPAVLSVGEQLARDQSSAKQARMKWVPPFVRDWDLGSVSYDLGEAEPTSLCQRCRNTELYLQRSKASGRIWPGSLCTGASSVCLVDTEAGSPQESSPYRKYQSQAPHTQGGGTFGRTKTNFPEKPLGAEESFARAAPCAMCCRKALPSGSDPGDLQVSLETQEGGSPVNVSVTVYGTPREVHLEVQSPSGDAGSSQVQQLSVGSIDVGASEPPEEDQGVATDMDGTNAPSEGGIEEHSQEACRVLGLSADQDQSEMLPAERSSRKVWNCEESSQVQDVLPPWDPESSFPCLEMKERSSQVLGNRRQLARCFQAWRGYILRKRTAARELYRQQLLRKGLGALQWAVQLRRVQMETAQRRHALAVLAVSFHRWKEAAVKRNESQTSQQEPVTLSQESPIDLVRLGRSPAVTAPVWSRLAAGSPQEAMWPSRVEADLWRQLHRRQRADELCQRIQAIRDLRRLAAAFRLWHLQKELLDKEEARVQEARALLEKKQLQSVFRAWRSRSLETERIWPLLSQIRRELAARCFRAWRQFVERKALCRHSLEHHRARSLRKCFQQWVLMLQRNEADKRTTMNLLILRQRRCYGQVSSTASGSATKEDEAHPCLAVRRWPLGKRGGSLDELYQRMTLQRIFLLWKARLCQQQQADAFSQALEQCRLREALRWWHQKTLQLNPLNHDPRAPPEKPLALLDSEESSLSSGFHSSSLAPLVSHGLLEKESSFCDSSRNSLSSFLTTEDSTHPSRCACSLQQHRCPDLPAGLGEELCLQASSPLQSPRGGGNQLMGGWLQAAALCRPYSRIQPLARYSAWEETRFQSDAWQDYGSGDELESPCGSLWHQAERRLLQEYFLVWSARTQQHIKTQQHHRLVLLSRALLGWHKWVVEDKKRKAMASQYHGLCCCQAAFDLWKRRLAQKVEADRRFRHQIRQTAADALQCWHTCWQKQRALRDLQLQWARQSTQRRKRIVLQAWRCCAAKCRRAALCGERLLLRRVLVAWAQVTICGHAQHEALAQFELARQRRSLALCFARWRTGVLRAQKWPGEDGKQPRPAWAKSFQRWRVATRGHQALHLGSTAVVRQACKYWTKAAALSLSARQQCTLIGVRKCRKLPLSWSRKSRRCIENGLGPSTASYHRLLPSSFRRWLVIYRNQSRKERLPVHQLLERPDMMEGARGHAWPQESRTELVPDEQYRRWLGTKYLRRWRHNMLLRRFRRDRRTRSLASGWLQWKDACRTALIVRVLVGQRLLEWGWRIWRRRYLQSRVSQGFLEGEDRSLLTRAFGRWHQLTASRLEGRGHC; this comes from the exons ATGTCCTGTGGTGGCTATCGAA AGCACAGAAATATTCAGAAGAATGTGAATGTGAATCTGTATTTGGGCACTGGAAGCCAAGCTGAAGCTACTCATCAGTGGCCCAGTGCTGGTGCATTCACTGTAACCCCTGGCTGGGAAGTGGAGACAGGCAGGACTGCACCAGCTGTGAAAGGCAAAGGGGACAAGAAGAGGGATCCCAGCCTGATACAGACTAATCTTTCTTGCCCTTCTCAgcctctcagggctgctgctatcCCGCTCTCCAACTTCTGTTCCCAGCAGCAAAATAACCTCTATTGCAGGCTGCAGCGGCACAGCTCTGGAAAGGTGGGATGTGGCAATCCCCCGCTGCCTTCATCAGCTCCGCCCCATGTGGATCTTCAGCGGAGACGCTCCTGCCTTGACACAACTGGGGGAGCAGGAAGTGGGGAGAATGTGAGTGTCCACCTTGCAGAGAAGAGCCTGCAGGACAGGAGGAAACCAAAGGAGGGGGTTAGCCCCTGGGACCAATCCTCTGTGCAGTGCTCCTGCTATCACCTTCCAGAGGGACGAAACCAGAGCAATGAGCAAGCAGTGAAAAAGCAGCAACGTGGACCTCACGTGACTTATGGTGCAGATGATGGGGATCCTTTACGAGCTAGTACAGAGTTCCTCTCCCCCACAGTAGTGCCTGTAATCACCTCTGCTGGGCTCCTTCCCCCCCATAGCCCAATGGTATGTCCCTCTCCAGGGAGCTCCAAAAGAAGTGTGAACTCCTTTTGTCCGGGGCCTGCCCTCACCTTGGACGAACTAGGTCCCCCCAGCTTGGCTGagccccttcccagctctgcggcCCTTCAGTCTCTCTTGAAGTCCTCCAAGACCTCTGCCAGCCTGCACTGCTCAATCCAGAGGCTTCAGCAAGAAGCTGCTTTCATGGGGATATGGAGCTCCCTCCCTTTGGATCCCAGGTCTTCTCCACGCGCTTGCAGGATGTGCTTTGCACCTGCTGTCCTGAGTGTGGGGGAGCAGCTTGCCAGAGACCAGAGCAGTGCTAAGCAGGCTAGAATGAAATGGGTTCCCCCATTTGTTAGGGACTGGGATCTTGGTTCAGTGTCCTATGACTTGGGGGAAGCCGAACCtacctctctttgtcagaggtgCAGAAATACTGAATTATATCTGCAAAGAAGCAAAGCGTCAGGTAGGATCTGGCCAGGATCCCTCTGTACAGGTGCCAGCTCAGTCTGCCTGGTGGATACAGAAGCAGGAAGTCCCCAGGAGAGCTCTCCCTACCGCAAGTATCAATCTCAGGCACCGCACACTCAAGGGGGAGGCACATTTGGCCGCACAAAAACTAATTTCCCTGAAAAGCCACTTGGGGCAGAAGAATCCTTTGCCAGAGCAGCACCCTGTGCGATGTGTTGCAGGAAGGCCCTTCCCTCTGGGTCAGACCCAGGTGATCTGCAGGTTTCACTGGAGACACAGGAGGGTGGGTCTCCAGTGAATGTCAGTGTCACTGTGTATGGGACTCCAAGGGAAGTCCATCTGGAAGTCCAGTCTCCTTCTGGAGATGCAGGGAGCAGTCAAGTCCAGCAGCTTAGTGTGGGCTCCATAGATGTCGGCGCCTCAGAGCCTCCTGAAGAAGACCAGGGAGTTGCCACTGACATGGATGGTACAAATGCTCCCAGCGAGGGAGGAATTGAAGAACACTCCCAGGAGGCCTGCAGGGTTCTGGGGCTCAGTGCTGACCAGGACCAATCTGAGATGCTTCCTGCAGAAAGGAGCAGCAGGAAAGTGTGGAACTGCGAGGAAAGCAGCCAGGTGCAGGACGTGTTACCACCATGG GATCCAGAGAGCAGCTTCCCATGTTTGGAGATGAAGGAGAGAAG CTCTCAGGTGCTGGGTAATAGGCGACAACTAGCCCGGTGCTTCCAGGCCTGGAGAGGTTACATCCTCAGGAAGAGGACTGCAGCTAGGGAGCTGTACAGGCAGCAGCTGCTTCGTAAGGGGCTTGGGGCCCTACAGTGGGCGGTGCAGCTGAGGAGGGTGCAGATGGAGACTGCCCAGCGCAGACACGCCCTGGCTGTGTTGGCCGTCAGCTTTCACAGG TGGAAGGAAGCTGCGGTGAAGCGAAACGAAAGCCAAACCTCCCAGCAGGAGCCGGTGACTCTCTCCCAGGAGTCGCCAATAGATCTCGTCAGGCTGGGGAGGAGTCCAGCTGTGACCGCGCCAGTGTGGAGCCGGCTGGCTGCAGGGTCCCCACAGGAAGCGATGTGGCCTAGCCG GGTGGAGGCAGACCTGTGGAGGCAGCTTCATCGCAGGCAGAGAGCAGACGAGCTCTGCCAGAGGATACAGGCCATCAGGGACCTGAGGCGGCTGGCTG CAGCTTTCAGACTGTGGCACTTGCAGAAGGAGCTGCTGGACAAAGAGGAGGCCAGAGTGCAGGAAGCCCGGGCCCTGCTGGAGAAGAAGCAGCTACAGAGTGTTTTCCGAGCATGGCGTTCACGAAGCTTGGAAACCGAGCGGATTTGGCCTCTGCTGAGTCAGATCCGGAGAGAGCTGGCTGCTCG GTGCTTCCGAGCCTGGAGGCAGTTTGTGGAGCGGAAGGCATTGTGCAGGCACAGCCTGGAACATCACAGGGCAAGGTCCTTGAGGAAGTGCTTCCAGCAGTGGGTCCTGATGCTGCAGCGCAATGAAGCAGACAAGAGGACAACGATGAACTTGCTGATCCTGAGGCAGAGGAGATGTTATG GACAAGTCAGCTCAACTGCCAGTGGGTCTGCGACGAAGGAAGATGAAGCTCATCCATGCTTAGCAGTAAGGAGATGGCCCCTGGGGAAAAGAGGTGGCTCTTTAGATGAGCTCTATCAGCGAATGACGCTCCAGAGGATATTTCTGCTGTGGAAGGCGAGGCTCTGTCAGCAGCAACAGGCTGA tgcctTCTCCCAAGCTTTGGAGCAGTGCCGACTGCGGGAGGCTCTGAGGTGGTGGCACCAGAAGACACTTCAGCTGAATCCTCTTAACCACGATCCCAGGGCACCTCCTGAGAAGCCTCTTGCCTTGCTGGATTCTGAGGAGTCCTCTTTGTCTTCTGGTTTCCACAGCAGCTCCCTCGCTCCTCTTGTTTCCCATGGCTTGTTGGAAAAG GAGAGCAGCTTCTGTGACAGCAGCCGGAACAGTCTCTCCTCCTTCCTGACCACCGAGGATAGCACACATCCGTCCCGGTgtgcctgctctctgcagcagcaCCGCTGCCCAGACCTTCCAGCCGGGCTGGGGGAAGAGCTCTGTTTGCAGGCGTCCTCTCCTCTGCAGAGTCCCCGCGGCGG AGGGAATCAGTTGATGGGAGGCTGGCTCCAAGCGGCAGCTCTGTGTCGACCCTACAGCAGGATCCAGCCTCTTGCCCGTTACTCTGCATGGGAAGAAACGAGGTTCCAAAGTGACGCTTGGCAG GATTACGGTTCTGGAGACGAACTGGAGAGTCCCTGCGGCTCCCTCTGGCACCAGGCAGAGCGACGGCTCCTGCAGGAGTATTTTTTGGTCTGGTCTGCTCGGACTCAGCAGCATATAAAGACCCAGCAGCATCACAGGCTTGTCCTGCTATCCCG GGCACTTCTTGGCTGGCACAAGTGGGTTGTGGAAGATAAGAAGCGGAAAGCCATGGCATCCCAATACCATGGTCTCTGTTGCTGCCAGGCTGCCTTTGACTTGTGGAAGCGGCGGCTAGCTCAGAAAGTGGAAGCTGACAGGAGATTCAGACATCAGATCCGCCAAACGGCAGCAGACGCCCTGCAGTGCTGGCATACCTGCTGGCAGA AGCAGCGCGCCCTGAGGGATCTGCAGCTGCAATGGGCCCGGCAAAGCACCCAGCGGAGGAAGAGGATAGTCCTGCAGGCCTGGCGCTGCTGCGCCGCCAAGTGCAGAAGAGCCGCTTTGTGCGGGGAGCGTCTCCTCCTGCGCAG GGTCCTAGTAGCCTGGGCCCAGGTTACCATCTGTGGACACGCGCAGCATGAAGCCCTCGCCCAGTTTGAGCTCGCCAGGCAGCGGCGTAGCCTCGCGCTCTGTTTTGCCCGGTGGAGGACGGGGGTCTTGAGAGCTCAGAAGTGGCCAGGGGAAGATGGCAAACAACCCAGGCCTGCTTGGGCTAAATCCTTTCAGCGCTggagagtggccactagggggcaTCAGGCCCTGCACTTAGGCTCCACGGCTGTGGTGAGACAG GCCTGCAAGTACTGGACGAAAGCAGCCGCCTTGTCCCTGAGTGCCCGGCAGCAGTGCACCCTGATAGGAGTCAGGAAGTGCAGGAAACTGCCTCTGTCTTGGTCACGCA AGTCAAGACGATGCATTGAAAATGGTCTTGGACCAAGCACAGCGTCTTACCATAGGCTCCTTCCCAGCTCTTTCCGTCGCTGGCTGGTGATCTACAGAAACCAAAGCAGGAAAGAGAGGCTGCCAGTTCATCAGCTTTTGGAGAGGCCCGATATGATGGAAGGGGCACGTGGACATGCCTGGCCCCAGGAGAGCCGCACCGAGCTGGTACCAGATGAGCAGTATAGACGATGGCTTGG GACAAAGTACCTGCGGCGATGGCGACACAACATGCTGCTTCGCCGGTTCCGGCGCGACAGGAGGACGCGCTCTTTGGCGAGTGGGTGGCTGCAGTGGAAGGACGCCTGCAGGACAGCACTGATCGTGCGGGTGCTG GTTGGGCAGCGGCTGCTGGAATGGGGCTGGAGGATCTGGAGGAGGCGGTACCTGCAAAGCCGGGTGTCGCAGGGTT